In the Platichthys flesus chromosome 14, fPlaFle2.1, whole genome shotgun sequence genome, CACTTTCATGACATTTTAGACACAGACATGCATCACAGCCACCCTCAGGGCCCGCGGTTTAATGACAGCTCTTCTGGCTTTTAGGGGAAATCAATATCTGTTTTTAATTGGAGCATTTTGAAAGAGTTTCTTTTATGTAAACCCGAGGTATGGCTCTCAGGTCTTAAAATTTCACATATTAAATTTCCATAATTATCAATTTACAGGTGATTAGATTTATGCTATGATATGACAGTGGGCATTTgatattctttttcttttgctcagCCTGCAGTACACAATATCTTCTTCCATCCCTGGTCACAGTCTAGTACAAAGCACATTACCAAAACAATtatgattcattattatttctctGGAACGAAGACAACGTCAATGTGAAATCCTAATTCGAATACGGCAATCATTCTGTTACTGAAGCATGATGAGAGCACTATACTACAACCAGGTTTACTTTATTAAATGGCGTCTGCTTTCCAGGCCTGCTCATATCGATATACCCCTTCGTAAAAGCCTGGCTGAACCTCAACAATATTCTCCCATCCTTTGGTAAGTTGTCATATATATATTCGTTATTGGAAAAGTCAATTCAAAGAAATTTGAACCTGGTTTCATTACACAAGCTATGAATGACTATATTTGTCAcggcaaaaaataaaaaattacatttgtcaTATCCAAGAAAGTATTTAGGTTCAGAGcattctcttttcttctcaggAAACTTCAGAGTTCATCCCACGGCTGCAAATCCTGCCCCGGAACAACCGATAGAAACGCTCAGACGAGAAGGTGAGTGAGGGAGACGTCTAAACCGAAAAGCCACTGATTGACACAGCTATCACATAACATCTAAAGGGGATAGTGTTCATGTGCTTGATACTGAGCCTTCAAGTCTGTGTCCAATATTGGTTAATATTAAAATCCGACACTGGTCTGTACACGAGAGAGCTGATAGGTAACACCAGTGAGAGCACTGTTGTATCTCGGTGGTTATTGCAGAGCATCAGGCAACTCTAAACTCATGGGGGGAAGTTGAATAGCAAAGACATTTTTCCTTCTAATAATTACTTTGGCTTGACCCAGATAGGAAACATTACGAGATCAGGCAAAGATGCAGAAGAGAGACGAGCCACTGTGCTGGTGAACATTTTGTACGAAATTTCCATCGGAAATTCAAGGACTAGCATTCTGTGTGTTAGCATCATACAGCAATGCAGTGTAGTAAAAATCTGACCTGACAGCCATAGGACTTACATGCTAAGGCtctaatgaaaaggaaaaacagagtGCTCCCCTCTGCTAAGGCCAAACGGTTCCTTAATTCAACCTAAACCAACAAAGCACTGCAACTCATGAAAGCGTAATCTCCCTAGCAGAAGAATGATATTtattaaatcaagatccatgaattttgTCCCTGATTggtgtgaaagtaaaaaaaatcacaatgttGGAGAAAGGGTGAAAGAATTATTGGTTGTGTTTCTTGGCCCATGTGCCGTCCAAGTTCGTGGAAATCCGTCCAATGATTTTCGCGTAACGTTGCagacaagcaaaaaaacaataaacttgaATGGccctcagtagagctcatagaTCCAGCAAGGGCCCTATTTCACAATCTGAAAGGGATAGCTCACcgaaaaattaaaattcactcattatatGCCCTCCACTCTGCCGATGGAGctatgggtgaagtgtttgagtccacaaatgAGTTTTGGAGGTGCAGGGgaaaacagcgttgcagccataTCCGATACAATTAAAGTATTTGGGGGACCACTTCTTCAGACgtataaaaaaacacaggagcagtatggaggctttttatgtttttttttttttttttttttaacgctgtttaccccgaaactccaaaagggttttgtggactaaTACACTTTGCCCACCCCTtcatagtggtgagtggataatgatCTCCTGGATCTGCACCTTTGGCCCCATCAAGACATTAAAATGAAAGGAATTTTTCCCGTCTCATCCTTCCACAAAGCTACTTTTGAGCAGTTTTTGTGTAGTTCTGCTGACAAACTGCCGTAACGTCACATTGACAGTTGATGTGTCTTGCCAACGAGTTCCCTTTTGGTCTTGCAGTGACGCAGAGTCAACTGAATCTGGAACGTTGTAAGAGTCGTATGGGAACCTTTGTGGAGGGCGGACCAATGGCCGAAACCAGCCCAGAAGAGGGGTATGAGATGAAACCAACCTCGTCTTTCTCTGTTGAATCATGCTCATGTGCAGTTGTGGATTATCGATTTACATACAGACACTTATACAGAACAAAAAGGGTTTAGATGAGCAGGATGGGGAGGTGGATGGTGGTACAGTACAGATCACTCGTACACGCTAGGCATTTGTTGTTGATCCAAAAAGTGATTTGTCATCAGATCAGCATTAGTCAGAATGTGGTGTGGCAGGAAAAGACTTCtagtttttcaattttttttagtCTGTAAATGAAACCGCTCGTGCATCAACATCCTGACCTCTACGCCGCAGACGCTGGCTCCGAATGCGCAAGATGGCGGAGTTCATACACAGGATATTTTGACTCTGTCGTCCACCTTTATATGCCAGTAAAGCCTGTCTTCCACACTATCCAAAAGTGTCTTTTTATTGCTCTGTTAAATAACTGATGCagagttaaattgttttgaccTCACatcattaactttttttttgattttgggGAATAGGTTCATAAAAGTTGTTTCAAATGAAGGGAAGAGAcattacatttgtgttttctgttgcagGACGTCGACAGAGATGCCAGACGTCTTGTCTCGGCGCAAACAGAAACAATCCCCCTCTGATCAAGACCTGCCGTGATGTCCTCACATGATCTCACTGACCTTTATTATTCTGCTTCCCTgttcatcttcttcatttcttccaAGTGTAATACAAGAAATGTTGAGCAAATATTTTTTGGATTCATTATTTTTCCATAGAATTGACGCATCAACTGTCCTGTTTGTTAAGATCACTTCATGGTGTTTTCCTGACGTGTtctgaaaaaacacattgaaaagagtAAAAAGTGACTGTTGGTGAAGCATTTCCACCACTCCTGAGACTCAGGGAAGCAAATTAGTCCCACTTGCTTGCAGCTCATCTCATCATCACACAATGTTCTCAGCCCCcaattataaaattattatgGTCGTTATGTGATGATGAGACTTGTACACAATTTGGCTCAAGTTCCCTGGCTTGTACTTgacatgagcaaaacaaatggGGGGAAACTAATGCgtgtatacacacacgcacacacatacacacacacacacacacacacacacgcacacacatatatacactaATAGCATACGTCTGTTGCACGCACACAGTGAGCTGCAGTGAAACATAATGCATTGATATTCAGGAGAGCACAGGCAGAATGGCTGCTGCATGGGGAACAACGCTGTGCTCCGACAAAAACAGCGAAGCGTTGTGAGGCTGAATAATGGCGACGGGCCTCAGCAACAGGAGCACGATGAGTCTGTGGTGTCTTGATGACGACAATCAGTTTGATTGTCAGGCCTTAAATCACAATGTCCCGCCACAACCCATCTGTGCCTGCATGGCGTTAAATACTGGAGGGACACATAATTAATGATTAACTGAACACCAGCCAGCACGGGTTGACGTAATAAGACGCAGATTAATAGGCCTCTACATAATATTTCTATGAAATTACCTGCATCAAAGCCAGAGTCAGAACAAGAGGGAATACgccattttaatatttcaagcAATCCACAATGAacctttcccagcatgcacttgtCAAAAGGAGCACAAGAACTTTAAGAGCCtgtttattgacatttaaagggtcagttcacaaaaatcacagaaatacattgTCCCAGTTGcccctgagacacacagagagatcgctaagactagaaaagcagcATAACATTTAGATAAGCATAGGCTAATCGAGACagaaattgtaaataaatacaaataaattaacaGAACCTACTCTTGAAATCGACACAATTAATATTTAAGtatccatacacacacacacacacacgcctcacacgcacacacacaggcacacacacacacacacacacacacacacacacacacacacacacacacacaggtttatctCTGTATTaggactaaccctaaccctaaccctaaccctaaccctaaccctaaccctaacctaacatTAACCTTAACTTAAAGCTAACCTTAACATAAACTAAAAcataacctaaacctaaacctactcttaactaaacttaactttaataacctacccccccacacacacgacTCTCTCTaattgtgaggacactcattgacaaaATGCATTCCATACCCCCTAACCCCCTAACCAAGCCTTAACCCTCAAACTAGCTTTTACCCTCAAACCAGCCTTTGACGTTGTGGggaccagtcaaaatgtcctcacaatgatgctATTGAACCGATAACGGCCCTCATAATAtgcgcgcgcgcgcacacacacacgcacagcagGTTGTAGACAGTGGTTAAAGGATggatcagtgaggaggaggaggaggaggcagcaaaGTCACATCCAGATGATCTACGTGGCTGATGGAGGACGGAATTAACGGGACGTGCAGACTCCACTCTCCGGCCGGCGGACAGTCGCTCCTCCCGGGCAGCAGGCTTCATGAGCGGCTCCCCCTCCACGTAGGTCCGCAGCGGGATGATGACCTGTCAGGTGCTGCGTGCTGCGTCTCGCTccacagcggcagcagcggcaCAGCCTGGTTCTGTCGCGTCTGAGCGGTGTCCACTCGGAAGAAATCACCTGAGTGATCTTCAGCCTCCGCTCggattattgttgttttttctcccacCTTCCCCCGCAGGTCCCATCGCCACCGTGTGATTGTCACGTCATGACTTGTGCCCCCAGGAGCGTGAAGCCACGGAAGCGTCAGGATGAAAAGCCCTCGTTTTGGTGCGTGCGCGTCCTTTCAACCTCTCCGTAATTACGCGCGGCGATCAGGCCGATCGATCTATTGATTAGGCGATGAGAATACCTTCAGCGTGTCGACGCACAGGGTAAGATGCTtaagatttttgttttacatgaaTGCAACACGTCAGTGGAGAGAGCctctaaatgtgttttcattcgTACCAGGGTCACAGATTCATACAGTTACAGAAAAATCCTCTTctacctcctcatcctctctcgtCATTTCCCCTTGAATGAGCTGCACTGAAAATGCAGATGTGATTGCatttcacaataataataatagaacaGATGAGTAATGATTCCCCAGTGGCCTATAGCTGACATTGAAGCAGCTGCAGCGGTTGCACATATATTTACAGTAAAATTAGTTTCTGATTAATACTGAGGCTTAGCCATCATGATTAGATGTGACCAGTGATGCTCCAAACATGTCTCTAACCTGTTGTTCAATTATGTCACCGGACTATAGCCAACTCTGGTGTTTCTACAACTGAattagataatataatataatacaagaTAAAATAAGTGAAGATGTAACTCTGTCCCACAATGAAGAGGTTAATTTGTTACAGCAGCGGATAGTCAAGACGATATTTGACTAGTGAGCATTTGAAAGCATAAAATGTTATAAACATAggcaatgaaataaataaatacatggagtgtgtttgtgtgtacaatATCCCCCATTCAGACATAATATCATGGGTAGAGAAAAGTACTTGAGCAAATTGCAGTGGCACAGGATAATTGCACAAGGATGAAtactgtgtttgtgcatttgtataATGAGAcgcaaatgtaaaatatatctATGTTTTCTGAGTATGGTTAAAATATGATAGGAATATAAAAATGAGGtgtgaatatatatacagtatatatagagAGATATGATTTCACATTACTATCCAGTATACTATTATCACATGTAAAAGTATCAGTTATTTGTCATATGTCAGACTCCAACCTCTCAGGTTGAGAGTAGGGTTAAGAGTAACATGGCACCATTATGAATGTTCAGAGCTCATTGATGGTCACATAAACACTTCACCGCCCACAATGCTCATCAGGTAGTGGTCCACTGATACTGAGAACAACAGCGGTGGGGGTGTCTGTTTGCATC is a window encoding:
- the kncn gene encoding kinocilin codes for the protein MNPVSVGQYHGLRVGSGLLGIVAGCIIIGVSRECDADAVGGIFLGAGGLGLLISIYPFVKAWLNLNNILPSFGNFRVHPTAANPAPEQPIETLRREVTQSQLNLERCKSRMGTFVEGGPMAETSPEEGTSTEMPDVLSRRKQKQSPSDQDLP